One Paralichthys olivaceus isolate ysfri-2021 chromosome 21, ASM2471397v2, whole genome shotgun sequence genomic window carries:
- the LOC109626870 gene encoding zinc finger protein 503-like: protein MITSPTISVLRNSTNPAWQSGSSGERGAVKISRPFVHNSVSPADPSRQASRLPIKVLKMLTARAGHILHPEYLQPLPSTPVSPIELDAKKSPLALLAQTCSQIGKPDPPSSSKLSSVTSNGSSDKETKSGPLKMSDIGADDKSSFKPYSKSAEKKDSSSSLSGDKNGFRVPSATCQPFTPRTGSPSSCTSVSPLPLDGKAGDKEEKKESDSNKSSTTESNGSHRISGITSDGSHHQESTSGSKTLTSDSTSVTSSSSSVLASGLVAPVSPYKPGHTVFPMPPAGISYPGSLAGAYAGYAQPFLPHGMTLDPTKSSSQLLSAQFAAACSKAGSSPLAGASPPSLMSASLCRDPYCLSYHCTSHLSGASSANCAHDSAAAAAAANALKSGYQIMYPTHPLHGVHSSAPSFSGHPLYPYGFMLPNDPLPHVCNWVSANGPCDKRFSSSEELLSHLRTHTAFAGTEKLISGYPGSSSLANAAAAAAMACHMHMPPNGSPGSPGTLALRGPHHPLGLSSRYHPYSKSPLPAPGAPVPVPAATGAYYSPYALYGQRLTTASALGYQ from the exons ATGATCACATCGCCCACGATCTCTGTCCTGAGAAATAGCACCAACCCAGCCTGGCAGAGCGGCTCCTCGGGAGAGAGGGGCGCAGTGAAGATCAGCCGGCCGTTCGTACACAACTCCGTCTCTCCCGCAGACCCTTCTCGTCAAGCCAGCCGTCTTCCCATCAAGGTTTTGAAAATGCTCACGGCTCGGGCAGGACACATTTTACACCCGGAATACCTCCAGCCTTTACCCTCCACCCCGGTCAGTCCCATCGAG CTGGATGCCAAGAAAAGTCCACTGGCTCTTTTGGCCCAGACGTGCTCTCAGATCGGCAAACCGGACCCGCCGTCCTCCTCCAAACtgtcctccgtgacctccaatGGATCTAGTGACAAGGAGACCAAATCCGGGCCGCTGAAAATGAGCGACATCGGAGCCGACGACAAATCCAGCTTCAAACCTTACTCCAAATCCGCAGAGAAGAAGGACTCGAGCAGCAGCCTCAGTGGAGATAAAAACGGTTTCCGAGTACCTAGCGCCACCTGCCAGCCGTTCACCCCCAGGACAGGCAGCCCCAGCTCCTGCACCTCAGTCTCTCCACTGCCGCTCGACGGCAAAGCGGGGgacaaggaggagaagaaggagtcTGATAGCAATAAAAGCAGCACGACTGAGAGTAATGGTAGCCATAGGATAAGTGGAATTACCTCTGATGGCAGCCATCACCAGGAGAGCACATCTGGATCCAAGACTCTTACATCAGACTCAACATCTGTAACCTCATCGTCATCCTCCGTCCTCGCCTCCGGACTGGTGGCCCCTGTTTCCCCCTATAAGCCCGGTCACACAGTTTTCCCTATGCCACCTGCTGGTATTTCTTACCCTGGAAGTTTAGCGGGTGCGTATGCGGGTTACGCACAGCCGTTCCTCCCTCATGGAATGACCCTTGACCCCACCAAATCCAGCAGCCAGCTGTTGAGCGCACAGTTCGCTGCGGCCTGCAGTAAAGCAGGATCGAGCCCCTTAGCTGGAGCCTCTCCGCCGTCCCTCATGTCCGCAAGTCTGTGTAGAGACCCCTACTGCCTGAGCTACCACTGCACAAGCCATTTGTCCGGTGCGTCCAGCGCAAACTGCGCACatgactctgctgcagctgctgccgctgccaaCGCGCTCAAGTCTGGATACCAGATCATGTACCCGACGCACCCGTTGCACGGCGTGCACTCCTCGGCCCCATCCTTCAGCGGACATCCCTTGTACCCTTACGGGTTCATGCTGCCCAATGACCCCCTCCCGCACGTGTGTAACTGGGTGTCTGCTAACGGACCTTGCGACAAGCGCTTCTCCTCCTCCGAGGAGCTGCTCAGCCACTTGCGGACTCACACGGCCTTTGCTGGCACGGAGAAGTTGATCTCTGGGTACCCGGGCTCGTCTTCTCTCGCCAACGCCGCTGCCGCCGCTGCCATGGCCTGTCACATGCACATGCCTCCTAACGGCAGCCCGGGCAGCCCCGGCACGCTGGCCCTCAGGGGCCCCCATCACCCCCTCGGACTGAGCAGCCGCTATCACCCTTATTCAAAGAGCCCCCTGCCCGCTCCCGGTGCCCCGGTGCCGGTGCCTGCAGCCACCGGGGCATATTACTCCCCCTACGCCTTGTATGGACAGAGACTGACAACAGCCTCAGCCTTAGGATACCAGTAG